A window of Oscillospiraceae bacterium contains these coding sequences:
- the secY gene encoding preprotein translocase subunit SecY, which translates to MFKTFRNAFAIPELRKKIFYTLFIIAIFRIGAVMVTVPFVDPAALTAAAGNQYLSYINLFTGGGFEKGTLFALSISPYITSSIIVQLLTVAIPSWERLSKEGEEGRKKLGQVTRIGTVLMALIEGFSYFMYLRNTSTLSDAVLFKQGFDGYFSAVVIIMCYIAGATLMMWLGEQINKKGIGNGVSLLLFAGIVANFDSIVSTLTGAWQNYGPTQPVYYFIVPLLAILLLAEIYFVVYMDAAERRLPVQYAKRVVGRKVYGGQNTNIPLKVNMANVLPVIFANSLLSLPTMLLGFGVGVTNYDTSGNPSEFTAFGNFLKWFSYQGAAYMILYIILIIAFAYFYISITYNPIEMANNLRKNSGTIPGIRPGKPTSDYISRVLSRIILIGAICLSIVVLVPMLSGSLTNINLALGGTTIIIVVGVAIETARQLESQMLMRHYKGFLE; encoded by the coding sequence ATGTTTAAGACATTTCGTAACGCGTTCGCAATTCCCGAACTGCGCAAGAAGATCTTTTACACCCTCTTCATCATCGCCATTTTCCGTATCGGCGCCGTCATGGTGACGGTTCCGTTTGTGGATCCGGCGGCACTTACCGCAGCTGCGGGCAACCAATATCTCAGTTATATCAACCTGTTTACAGGCGGCGGCTTCGAAAAGGGCACGTTGTTCGCGCTCTCGATTTCGCCGTACATCACATCTTCAATTATCGTTCAGCTGTTGACTGTCGCGATCCCGTCCTGGGAGCGTCTGTCGAAAGAGGGCGAAGAGGGCAGAAAGAAACTCGGTCAGGTCACCCGTATCGGCACGGTGCTGATGGCGTTGATCGAAGGCTTCTCGTACTTCATGTACCTGCGCAACACCTCCACGCTTTCGGACGCGGTTCTCTTCAAACAGGGTTTTGACGGTTACTTCAGTGCGGTTGTTATTATCATGTGCTATATCGCGGGTGCGACGTTGATGATGTGGCTCGGTGAGCAGATCAATAAGAAGGGCATCGGCAACGGTGTTTCTCTCTTGCTGTTTGCCGGTATCGTCGCAAACTTCGATTCGATTGTCAGCACGCTCACCGGCGCATGGCAGAATTACGGTCCGACACAGCCGGTCTATTACTTTATCGTACCGCTGCTGGCAATTTTGCTGCTGGCTGAGATTTACTTCGTCGTCTATATGGACGCCGCGGAACGCCGCCTGCCGGTTCAATACGCCAAACGTGTTGTCGGCAGAAAGGTCTACGGCGGCCAGAATACCAATATTCCGCTGAAGGTCAACATGGCCAACGTTCTCCCGGTCATCTTCGCCAACTCCCTGCTGTCGCTGCCGACCATGCTGCTCGGTTTCGGCGTGGGCGTTACGAATTACGACACCAGCGGAAACCCGAGTGAATTTACTGCTTTCGGTAACTTCCTGAAATGGTTCAGCTATCAAGGCGCGGCCTATATGATCTTATATATCATTCTGATCATCGCGTTTGCGTATTTCTACATTTCGATCACCTATAACCCGATCGAGATGGCGAATAACCTGCGTAAAAACAGCGGAACCATTCCCGGCATTCGTCCGGGCAAACCCACTTCGGATTATATTTCCCGCGTTCTGTCAAGGATCATTCTGATCGGCGCAATTTGCCTGTCGATCGTCGTTTTGGTCCCGATGCTCAGCGGTTCACTGACCAACATCAACCTGGCCCTCGGCGGCACGACCATCATCATCGTTGTCGGCGTCGCGATCGAGACCGCCCGGCAGCTTGAATCCCAGATGCTCATGCGGCATTACAAGGGATTCCTCGAATAA
- the rplO gene encoding 50S ribosomal protein L15, with the protein MKLNELSPAAGSRFEPKRKGRGIGSGNGKTAGKGHKGQKARSGGGVRPGFEGGQMPLHRRLPKRGFTNIFATEYVAINVSALEKFDNGAVVDSKVLLEKRIIRKTCDGVKILGSGNLTKKLTVKAAAFSESAKSKIEAAGGTAEVV; encoded by the coding sequence ATGAAGCTCAACGAACTTTCCCCGGCGGCAGGTTCCAGATTCGAACCCAAACGCAAGGGCAGAGGTATCGGCTCCGGCAACGGCAAGACGGCCGGCAAAGGCCATAAGGGTCAGAAGGCGCGTTCCGGCGGCGGTGTCCGTCCGGGATTCGAAGGCGGCCAGATGCCTTTGCATCGTCGCCTCCCGAAACGCGGTTTCACCAACATTTTTGCGACAGAATACGTCGCAATCAATGTGAGTGCGCTCGAGAAATTCGACAACGGCGCGGTGGTAGACAGCAAAGTATTGCTTGAAAAGCGGATCATCCGCAAAACATGCGACGGCGTTAAGATTCTCGGCAGCGGGAATCTGACCAAGAAACTCACCGTTAAGGCGGCCGCATTCAGCGAGAGCGCCAAAAGCAAAATCGAGGCGGCCGGCGGAACAGCTGAGGTGGTATGA
- the rpmD gene encoding 50S ribosomal protein L30, producing the protein MADLKITLKKSLIGRYKKHIDTANSLGLRKIGDTTVQPDNVQTQGKLTKINYLVDVEVQK; encoded by the coding sequence ATGGCAGACCTCAAAATTACGCTTAAAAAAAGCTTAATCGGTCGGTATAAGAAACATATTGATACCGCCAACTCCCTTGGCCTGCGCAAGATCGGCGACACTACAGTGCAGCCGGACAATGTTCAGACACAGGGCAAGCTCACCAAAATTAATTATCTTGTCGATGTGGAGGTGCAAAAATGA
- the rpsE gene encoding 30S ribosomal protein S5, with product MAQNERGGRGRDREQSEFLEKVVAINRVSKTVKGGRIMKFSALVVVGDGKGKVGFGLGKAGEVPDAIRKGVADARNNMREVCLRGTTIPHEVIGEFGAGRVLLKPAAPGTGVIAGGAVRAVVEAAGISDIRTKALRSNNPCNVVRATMEGLLSLRNAKQVANARGKSVKEIFE from the coding sequence TTGGCACAGAACGAAAGAGGCGGCCGCGGACGCGACCGCGAACAGAGCGAATTCCTGGAAAAAGTGGTTGCCATCAACCGTGTATCCAAAACCGTTAAGGGCGGTCGTATCATGAAGTTCTCGGCGCTTGTCGTCGTTGGCGACGGTAAGGGCAAAGTCGGATTCGGGCTCGGTAAAGCGGGCGAGGTTCCGGACGCCATCCGCAAAGGTGTTGCGGACGCGAGAAATAACATGCGCGAGGTTTGCCTGCGCGGCACGACGATCCCTCATGAGGTTATCGGCGAATTCGGAGCCGGTAGAGTGCTTCTGAAACCGGCGGCGCCCGGTACCGGTGTTATCGCCGGCGGTGCAGTGCGTGCGGTGGTCGAAGCGGCCGGCATCAGCGATATCAGAACCAAGGCGCTGCGCTCCAACAACCCCTGCAACGTGGTCAGAGCCACCATGGAGGGTTTGCTGTCCCTGCGTAATGCCAAACAAGTGGCTAACGCCCGCGGCAAGTCCGTCAAAGAGATTTTTGAATAA
- the rplR gene encoding 50S ribosomal protein L18, producing MVNKPDSNKARVKRHARVRAKISGTPECPRLCVFRSAKHIYAQVIDDVNGVTLASASTMSKDFDGYGGNKEAARKVGKMVAEAATKKGIKDVVFDRGGYVYHGRIQELADGAREGGLNF from the coding sequence ATGGTTAACAAGCCCGACAGCAATAAAGCAAGGGTAAAGAGACACGCCCGCGTTCGCGCGAAGATCTCCGGTACACCGGAGTGCCCGCGTCTGTGCGTGTTTCGTTCTGCCAAGCACATCTATGCGCAGGTCATTGATGATGTGAACGGCGTCACACTGGCGTCTGCATCCACAATGTCCAAGGACTTCGATGGATACGGCGGAAACAAAGAAGCTGCCCGCAAGGTCGGCAAAATGGTCGCTGAGGCGGCTACGAAAAAAGGCATCAAAGACGTCGTCTTTGATCGCGGCGGATACGTTTATCACGGACGTATTCAGGAACTGGCAGACGGCGCCCGTGAGGGCGGACTGAATTTCTGA
- the rplF gene encoding 50S ribosomal protein L6: protein MSRIGRKPVVVPAGTKVVIDGCTVTAEGPQGTLTKTFSPLMTIKLEDGQVIIERANEEKETRALHGLTRALIFNMVEGVTNGYKKELEVIGVGYRATMQGKDLQLNLGYSHPILYKEVEGITFAIVGAQQNHILISGPSKEIVGQVAAEIREKRPPEPYLGKGVRYVGEHVRHKEGKAGKK, encoded by the coding sequence ATGTCACGAATTGGTAGAAAACCTGTCGTTGTCCCCGCAGGTACAAAAGTTGTCATTGACGGTTGTACCGTTACTGCAGAGGGTCCGCAGGGAACGTTGACAAAGACATTCAGCCCGCTGATGACGATCAAGCTGGAAGACGGCCAGGTCATCATCGAACGCGCCAACGAAGAAAAAGAGACCCGCGCACTGCACGGTTTGACCCGCGCGCTGATCTTCAACATGGTCGAAGGCGTTACCAACGGGTATAAAAAAGAGCTTGAAGTCATCGGCGTAGGATACCGTGCGACGATGCAGGGCAAAGATCTGCAGCTGAACCTCGGATATTCGCATCCGATTCTGTATAAAGAAGTCGAGGGCATTACATTTGCCATCGTCGGTGCACAGCAGAACCACATCCTGATCTCCGGTCCCAGCAAAGAGATCGTCGGACAGGTCGCGGCCGAGATCCGCGAAAAGCGCCCGCCGGAACCCTATCTGGGCAAAGGCGTCCGTTATGTCGGCGAACATGTCCGTCATAAGGAAGGCAAGGCCGGCAAGAAGTAA
- the rpsH gene encoding 30S ribosomal protein S8 codes for MQVTDSIADMLTRIRNASSAKHTSVDIPASNMKASIAKILLEEGYIEGYETIDDGVQGVIRVTLKYGAGKIKTSALTGLRRVSKPGLRIYASCEEMPKVMKGLGIAIVSTSKGVMTDKEARKQNVGGEVLAYVW; via the coding sequence ATGCAGGTTACAGACAGTATCGCCGATATGCTCACCAGAATCCGCAACGCGAGCTCGGCAAAGCATACGAGCGTTGACATCCCCGCTTCCAACATGAAAGCCAGTATCGCTAAGATTCTGCTCGAAGAGGGCTATATCGAAGGATACGAGACCATTGATGACGGCGTTCAGGGTGTCATTCGCGTGACGCTTAAATACGGCGCCGGCAAGATCAAGACTTCCGCACTGACCGGACTTCGCCGCGTTTCCAAACCGGGTCTGCGCATTTATGCCAGCTGCGAGGAGATGCCCAAGGTCATGAAGGGCCTCGGTATTGCGATCGTCTCGACTTCCAAGGGTGTTATGACCGATAAAGAGGCGCGCAAACAGAACGTCGGCGGCGAAGTGCTGGCTTACGTTTGGTGA
- a CDS encoding type Z 30S ribosomal protein S14: protein MAKTSQKVRQSRPAKFSTREYTRCKICGRPHAYLSKFGVCRICFRNLAYKGQIPGVKKASW from the coding sequence GTGGCTAAAACATCTCAGAAGGTCCGTCAATCCAGACCCGCTAAGTTCAGCACGCGCGAGTATACCCGCTGCAAAATTTGCGGCAGGCCCCACGCTTACCTCAGTAAATTCGGCGTCTGCCGTATCTGCTTCCGTAATCTGGCGTACAAAGGTCAGATTCCGGGTGTCAAAAAAGCCAGTTGGTAA
- the rplE gene encoding 50S ribosomal protein L5 yields the protein MSRLKDKYTNEIAGELMKKFNYKSVMQIPKMEKVVVNVASGDCKDNSKILDAILSDLAIITGQKGVPCVAKKSVANFKLREGNIIGAKVTLRGERMYDFIDRFFNAALPRVRDFRGINPNSFDGRGNYSVGVKEQLIFPEIEYDKIDAVRGMDICFVTTAKTDEEARELLAALGAPFAR from the coding sequence ATGTCAAGATTAAAAGATAAGTACACCAATGAGATTGCCGGCGAACTGATGAAAAAGTTCAACTATAAGAGCGTTATGCAGATTCCCAAGATGGAGAAGGTCGTTGTCAACGTCGCCTCCGGCGACTGCAAGGACAACTCCAAGATCCTTGACGCCATCCTCAGCGATCTGGCAATTATCACCGGCCAAAAGGGTGTTCCCTGCGTGGCCAAAAAATCGGTTGCGAACTTCAAACTCCGCGAAGGCAACATCATCGGCGCAAAGGTCACTCTGCGCGGCGAGCGTATGTATGACTTCATCGACCGGTTTTTCAACGCGGCGCTTCCGCGCGTGCGTGACTTCCGGGGCATCAACCCCAACTCTTTTGACGGCCGCGGCAATTATTCCGTCGGCGTCAAAGAACAGTTGATCTTCCCCGAGATCGAATACGACAAGATCGACGCGGTACGCGGCATGGACATCTGCTTCGTGACCACCGCGAAGACAGACGAAGAGGCCCGCGAGCTGCTGGCAGCACTCGGCGCCCCCTTCGCGAGATAA
- the rplX gene encoding 50S ribosomal protein L24, whose amino-acid sequence MSKMHIKSGDTVMVISGTDKGKKGKVIAVSPDEGKVIVEKVRIVSKHVKPRKEGEAGGIIKGESALYASKVMLICPKCGVATRVGHGVDKNGNKVRVCRQPKCGNMF is encoded by the coding sequence ATGAGCAAAATGCACATTAAGTCCGGCGATACCGTCATGGTTATCTCCGGCACCGACAAGGGCAAAAAGGGCAAGGTCATCGCGGTCAGCCCCGACGAAGGCAAAGTCATCGTCGAGAAAGTTCGCATTGTGTCCAAACACGTCAAGCCCCGCAAAGAGGGCGAGGCCGGTGGCATCATCAAAGGTGAAAGCGCATTGTATGCTTCCAAGGTCATGTTGATCTGCCCCAAGTGCGGCGTCGCGACCAGAGTCGGACACGGGGTCGACAAGAATGGCAACAAGGTCCGTGTGTGCCGGCAGCCCAAATGCGGCAATATGTTTTAA
- the rplN gene encoding 50S ribosomal protein L14, whose product MIQQQTYLKVADNTGAKELMCIRVLGGTRRKYANIGDVIVASVKKATPGGVVKKGEVVRAVVVRTAFGLRREDGTYIKFDENAAVIIKEDKNPKGTRIFGPVARELREKDYMKILSLAPEVL is encoded by the coding sequence GTGATTCAACAGCAAACCTACCTGAAGGTCGCCGATAATACGGGCGCTAAGGAACTGATGTGCATCAGAGTCCTCGGCGGCACCCGCAGAAAGTATGCAAACATCGGCGACGTTATTGTCGCTTCGGTTAAAAAAGCGACACCCGGCGGCGTGGTCAAAAAGGGCGAAGTTGTCAGAGCGGTCGTCGTGCGCACCGCATTCGGTCTGCGCAGAGAAGACGGCACTTACATCAAGTTCGACGAGAACGCCGCGGTCATCATCAAAGAAGACAAGAACCCCAAGGGTACGCGTATCTTTGGACCGGTCGCGAGAGAGCTGCGCGAAAAGGATTATATGAAAATCCTCTCGCTCGCTCCCGAAGTCCTTTAA
- the rpsQ gene encoding 30S ribosomal protein S17 codes for METVRNLRKVRTGKVVSDKMDKTVVVEVIDSVKHPLYKKFVKRSTKFKAHDEANECKIGDTVEITETRPLSKDKRWRVSEIVERAK; via the coding sequence ATGGAAACTGTGAGAAATTTAAGAAAAGTCCGGACCGGAAAGGTCGTCAGCGACAAGATGGATAAAACCGTCGTCGTCGAAGTCATCGACAGCGTCAAACACCCGCTTTACAAGAAGTTCGTCAAACGCAGCACCAAGTTCAAGGCGCATGACGAAGCAAACGAATGCAAGATCGGCGATACTGTCGAGATCACCGAGACCCGTCCGCTGTCCAAGGACAAGAGATGGCGTGTCTCTGAGATCGTCGAGAGAGCCAAGTAA
- the rpmC gene encoding 50S ribosomal protein L29, with protein sequence MKMSEIKDLSMVELETKLTDLKQELFNLRFQHSINQLDNPNRLPQLRKDIARVKTQMTIKGSESTNA encoded by the coding sequence ATGAAGATGAGCGAGATCAAGGATCTGAGCATGGTTGAACTCGAGACCAAGCTTACCGACCTCAAGCAGGAGCTTTTTAACCTGCGTTTCCAACATTCCATCAATCAGCTTGATAACCCCAATCGTTTGCCGCAGCTGCGCAAGGACATCGCACGGGTCAAGACCCAGATGACCATCAAAGGCAGCGAGAGCACGAATGCTTGA
- the rplP gene encoding 50S ribosomal protein L16, translating to MLMPKRVKYRRVQRGRMKGVATRGTEVTYGEYGLMALEPGWVKSNQIEAARIAMTRYIKRGGQVWIKIFPDKPVTEKPAETRMGSGKGSPEYWVAVVKPGRVMFEIGGVDEETAREAIRLAGHKLPIKCKFVSKENGGDAE from the coding sequence ATGTTGATGCCTAAACGCGTGAAATACCGCCGCGTCCAGCGCGGTCGTATGAAAGGCGTCGCCACCCGCGGAACCGAAGTCACCTATGGTGAATACGGTCTGATGGCGCTCGAACCCGGCTGGGTCAAATCCAACCAGATCGAGGCGGCGCGTATTGCCATGACCCGCTACATCAAAAGAGGCGGTCAGGTGTGGATCAAGATTTTTCCCGATAAGCCCGTAACCGAAAAGCCCGCCGAGACCCGCATGGGTTCCGGTAAAGGTTCCCCCGAATACTGGGTGGCGGTCGTCAAACCGGGCAGAGTAATGTTCGAGATCGGCGGCGTCGACGAGGAGACAGCCCGCGAGGCCATTCGTCTGGCCGGCCACAAACTGCCGATCAAGTGCAAATTCGTCAGTAAAGAGAACGGCGGTGACGCAGAATGA
- the rpsC gene encoding 30S ribosomal protein S3, which produces MGQKVNPNGLRVGVIRDWDSRWYSSKKDFADKLVGDYKLREFLKKELYSAGVPTIEIERKSGKIFLKIHCARPGKIIGKGGMDLENLRTKCKQMMGEPVQIDIVEVRAPNQNAQLVAEEIAGCLERRMAFRRAMKQAMFNSTRAGARGIKTCVSGRLGGAEIARRETYHEGTIPLQTLRADIEYGFAEAHTTYGRIGCKVWIYRGEILVDTKRPRRDDRDRRDNRDRRPRDNRPPRTNSDRNEGGKGNVDA; this is translated from the coding sequence ATGGGTCAGAAAGTAAACCCCAACGGCCTCAGAGTCGGCGTCATTCGCGACTGGGATTCCAGATGGTATTCCTCCAAGAAGGACTTTGCCGATAAACTGGTCGGTGACTATAAACTGCGTGAATTCCTGAAGAAGGAACTGTATTCGGCGGGCGTTCCGACCATTGAGATCGAGCGCAAATCCGGAAAGATCTTCCTCAAAATCCACTGTGCCCGTCCCGGTAAGATTATCGGTAAGGGCGGTATGGATCTCGAGAATCTGCGTACCAAGTGTAAGCAGATGATGGGTGAGCCGGTTCAGATCGACATCGTTGAAGTCCGCGCTCCCAACCAGAACGCACAACTCGTTGCGGAAGAAATCGCCGGGTGCTTAGAGCGCCGCATGGCTTTCCGCCGCGCGATGAAACAGGCGATGTTCAACTCCACCAGAGCCGGTGCCAGAGGTATTAAGACCTGCGTCTCCGGGCGTCTGGGCGGCGCCGAAATCGCCAGAAGAGAAACTTATCATGAGGGTACTATCCCGCTGCAGACCCTGCGTGCCGACATCGAATACGGCTTCGCAGAGGCACACACGACTTACGGCCGTATCGGTTGTAAAGTGTGGATTTACCGCGGTGAGATCCTTGTGGATACCAAGCGTCCGCGCAGAGACGACCGCGACCGCCGCGACAACCGCGACCGCAGACCCCGCGACAACCGTCCTCCGCGTACGAATTCAGACCGCAATGAAGGAGGAAAAGGCAATGTTGATGCCTAA
- the rplV gene encoding 50S ribosomal protein L22: MEAKAYLRHARISPRKVCIVLDLIRNKPVDEASAILKFTPKAASPLCLKLLKSAVANAENNNGMDHGKLYVSQCFVAPGPVLKRMRPQSKGRGVRILKRTSHITIAVAEKE; the protein is encoded by the coding sequence ATGGAAGCAAAAGCATATCTCCGGCACGCCCGGATTTCCCCGCGAAAGGTCTGCATCGTGCTTGACCTGATTCGCAACAAACCGGTGGATGAAGCATCCGCAATTCTGAAGTTTACCCCGAAGGCCGCCAGCCCGCTGTGCCTGAAACTGCTCAAATCCGCCGTCGCCAATGCCGAGAATAACAACGGTATGGATCACGGCAAACTCTATGTCAGCCAATGCTTCGTGGCTCCGGGCCCGGTGCTGAAGCGGATGCGTCCACAGTCCAAGGGACGCGGCGTCCGGATTTTAAAACGCACATCGCACATTACGATCGCGGTTGCGGAGAAAGAATAA
- the rpsS gene encoding 30S ribosomal protein S19, whose protein sequence is MGRSVKKGPFVQPALLERIKKMNETGEKRVLKTWSRASTIFPDFVGHTIAVHDGRKHVPVYITEDMVGHRLGEFAPTRIFRGHSGSKTSNTSN, encoded by the coding sequence ATGGGAAGAAGCGTTAAAAAAGGACCGTTTGTGCAGCCCGCACTGCTTGAGCGGATCAAGAAGATGAATGAGACCGGCGAAAAACGGGTTTTGAAAACCTGGAGCCGCGCGTCGACGATTTTCCCCGATTTCGTGGGACATACAATCGCCGTTCACGACGGAAGGAAACACGTTCCGGTTTATATCACAGAAGATATGGTAGGTCACCGTTTGGGCGAATTCGCGCCGACGCGCATATTCCGCGGACACAGCGGTTCCAAGACCTCCAATACCAGCAATTAG
- the rplB gene encoding 50S ribosomal protein L2 has translation MAIKSYRPTTPSRRGMTVTDYSQLNKTAPEKSLVKTIKKNSGRNNTGRITVRHRGGGYRVKYRIIDFKRDKYDMPATVKTIEYDPNRSAFIALIEYEDGVVNYIIAPQDLKVGDVVTSGESADIKPGNALPLASIPVGTFIHNIELNAGRGAQLVRSAGSMAQLMAKENGYALIRLPSGEIRNVPQNCFATIGQVSNIDHENINYGKAGRKRHMGWRPTVRGSVMNPNDHPHGGGEGKSPIGRSGPVTPWGKPTLGYKTRDKHARTDKFIIKRRNAK, from the coding sequence ATGGCTATTAAGAGCTATCGTCCCACGACGCCCTCGCGCCGCGGCATGACGGTTACGGATTATTCCCAGCTCAATAAGACGGCTCCCGAAAAGAGCTTGGTCAAGACCATCAAAAAGAATTCCGGCAGAAACAACACCGGCAGAATCACGGTCAGACATCGCGGCGGCGGTTATCGCGTCAAGTATCGTATCATCGATTTCAAGCGTGATAAATACGATATGCCCGCTACCGTCAAGACCATTGAATACGACCCCAACCGCAGTGCGTTTATCGCGCTCATCGAATATGAGGACGGCGTTGTAAACTACATCATCGCACCGCAGGACCTGAAGGTCGGCGACGTTGTCACCAGCGGCGAGAGCGCCGATATCAAACCCGGCAACGCGCTGCCGCTCGCATCCATCCCGGTCGGTACGTTCATTCACAACATCGAATTGAACGCCGGCAGAGGCGCACAGCTTGTTCGGTCCGCCGGCAGCATGGCTCAGCTGATGGCCAAAGAAAACGGCTACGCACTGATCCGTCTCCCGTCCGGTGAGATCCGCAACGTCCCACAGAACTGCTTTGCCACCATCGGTCAGGTCAGCAACATCGACCATGAAAACATCAATTACGGCAAGGCCGGCAGAAAACGTCACATGGGCTGGCGCCCGACCGTCCGCGGCTCGGTCATGAACCCGAACGACCACCCGCACGGCGGCGGTGAAGGTAAATCCCCGATCGGCCGTTCCGGCCCGGTTACCCCGTGGGGCAAGCCGACACTCGGTTATAAGACCAGAGATAAGCATGCGCGCACCGATAAGTTTATTATCAAGCGCCGCAACGCTAAGTAA
- the rplW gene encoding 50S ribosomal protein L23, whose translation MSKMAQDIIIRPVVTEASMAGMSMKKYAFEVDNSADKREIAKAVEELFNVKVAKVNTMHVRGRMKRVRQIPGYTASWKKAIVTLKPESKGIEFFEGMN comes from the coding sequence ATGTCCAAAATGGCACAGGATATCATTATCCGTCCGGTCGTTACAGAGGCCTCCATGGCGGGAATGTCCATGAAAAAGTACGCCTTTGAAGTTGACAACAGCGCCGATAAACGCGAGATTGCCAAAGCAGTTGAAGAACTGTTCAATGTCAAGGTCGCTAAGGTCAACACCATGCACGTCCGCGGACGTATGAAGAGAGTCCGTCAGATACCGGGATATACAGCGTCTTGGAAAAAGGCCATCGTGACGCTGAAACCCGAGTCGAAGGGCATCGAGTTCTTCGAGGGCATGAACTAA
- the rplD gene encoding 50S ribosomal protein L4, which yields MPTVNVLNIKGETVGKMELSDAVFGIEPNTTAMHAVVVNYLANQRQGTQSTKTRAEVSGGGKKPWRQKGTGRARQGSTRSPNFAHGGIAFGPKPRDYRYSLNKKLRRLAMKSALSSKVADGSIIVLDDIQLDEIKTKSMVEILSAVGFKKKALLVMPEINDKVLLSARNIAGVTPTITGEINVYDILNNNQMIIVKSAVEKLEEVYA from the coding sequence ATGCCTACAGTAAACGTTCTCAATATCAAAGGCGAGACCGTCGGCAAGATGGAACTCTCCGACGCGGTGTTCGGCATCGAACCCAACACCACCGCGATGCACGCTGTCGTGGTCAACTACCTCGCCAACCAGCGTCAGGGCACCCAGTCGACAAAGACGCGTGCCGAAGTCAGCGGCGGCGGTAAAAAACCGTGGCGTCAGAAGGGCACAGGCCGGGCCAGACAGGGTTCAACCCGCTCCCCGAACTTTGCTCACGGCGGTATCGCATTCGGACCTAAACCGCGCGATTACCGTTATTCCCTGAATAAAAAGCTCAGACGGCTGGCGATGAAATCCGCACTGTCTTCCAAGGTGGCTGACGGATCCATCATCGTACTCGACGATATCCAGCTCGACGAGATTAAGACCAAATCCATGGTCGAAATCCTTTCCGCAGTCGGCTTTAAGAAAAAAGCACTGCTGGTTATGCCGGAGATCAATGACAAAGTGCTGCTGAGCGCGCGCAATATCGCGGGCGTAACCCCCACCATCACCGGCGAAATCAATGTCTATGACATCCTTAACAACAACCAGATGATCATCGTCAAATCGGCGGTCGAAAAACTCGAGGAGGTGTACGCATAA
- the rplC gene encoding 50S ribosomal protein L3, which yields MKKGIIGKKVGMSQLFDDSGKVVPVTVVVAGPCTVIAKKTAANEGYESIVFGFGDIKDKLINKPNKGQFTKAGVAPKRVIKEFRFEDCSGYNVGDIVKADVFAEGDRCDVTGTSKGKGYAGVIKRWNFSRLKMSHGSGPVARHGGSNGATTDPSRVVKGKKMAGRLGGEQVTVQNLSVVKIDAENNLIAIKGAIPGPKGSVVFIKDTVKA from the coding sequence ATGAAAAAAGGCATTATCGGAAAAAAAGTCGGTATGTCTCAGCTGTTTGACGACAGCGGCAAGGTCGTTCCGGTGACCGTCGTGGTCGCGGGTCCCTGCACCGTTATCGCCAAGAAGACAGCCGCCAACGAAGGATATGAGTCCATCGTTTTCGGTTTCGGCGACATCAAGGATAAGCTGATCAACAAGCCGAACAAAGGTCAGTTCACCAAAGCGGGCGTTGCGCCCAAGCGCGTGATCAAAGAATTCCGTTTTGAGGACTGTTCCGGATACAACGTCGGGGACATCGTGAAAGCCGACGTATTCGCAGAGGGTGACCGCTGCGACGTCACCGGCACCAGCAAGGGCAAGGGTTATGCCGGCGTCATCAAGAGATGGAACTTTTCCCGTCTGAAGATGAGCCACGGTTCCGGCCCGGTCGCCAGACACGGCGGTTCCAACGGTGCTACGACGGACCCGTCCCGCGTCGTCAAGGGCAAAAAGATGGCCGGACGTCTCGGTGGCGAACAGGTTACCGTTCAGAATCTCTCGGTCGTTAAAATCGACGCAGAGAATAATCTTATTGCGATTAAAGGCGCCATCCCGGGTCCCAAGGGCTCCGTCGTGTTCATCAAAGACACGGTCAAGGCGTAA